A region of Hydrogenimonas cancrithermarum DNA encodes the following proteins:
- a CDS encoding MBL fold metallo-hydrolase, giving the protein MTKLTIVFDNYAYLEGFPTLWGFSCFVETDETTFLFDTGSNGRMLLQNMERLGIDLQRAEALVLSHPHWDHIGGVDSVLEVHPQMRLFVPSSLSKHLVQDLNSLSLGVTVIDKEPRKILPSVWSTGVMGEIGEQAVVIDTDKGLVVITGCAHPGIENIAVRAVEMLGKSIWLLMGGFHLMYSDRMHIASVIETLQRLGVQNVCPTHCSGDLAIEMFKERFGERYIQGGIGRVIEV; this is encoded by the coding sequence ATGACAAAACTCACGATCGTATTCGACAATTACGCTTATCTCGAAGGTTTCCCAACACTCTGGGGTTTCTCCTGTTTCGTCGAAACGGACGAAACGACGTTCCTTTTCGACACGGGCAGCAACGGGCGCATGCTTTTGCAAAATATGGAGCGTCTCGGAATCGATCTGCAGAGGGCGGAGGCATTGGTGCTTTCGCATCCGCACTGGGATCATATCGGCGGGGTCGATTCGGTGCTTGAAGTTCATCCTCAGATGCGCCTCTTCGTTCCCAGTTCACTTTCAAAACATCTGGTTCAGGATTTGAACAGTTTGAGTCTGGGGGTGACGGTCATCGACAAAGAGCCGCGGAAGATTTTGCCTTCGGTCTGGTCGACCGGGGTGATGGGTGAGATCGGAGAACAGGCGGTGGTGATCGACACCGACAAAGGGCTTGTCGTCATTACGGGATGTGCGCATCCGGGTATCGAAAATATCGCGGTACGGGCGGTGGAGATGCTGGGCAAATCGATTTGGCTTCTGATGGGCGGTTTTCACCTGATGTACTCCGACAGGATGCATATCGCATCCGTGATCGAAACGCTTCAGCGTCTGGGTGTCCAAAACGTCTGCCCGACCCACTGCAGCGGCGATCTGGCGATCGAAATGTTCAAAGAGCGTTTCGGTGAGCGGTATATCCAGGGTGGTATCGGGAGAGTCATCGAAGTATGA
- a CDS encoding Tll0287-like domain-containing protein translates to MKLGRLTLIGLMASAMLFASQGEPKANAKKAKKGNGEIAQVVKTGNEASQLLLKTLGGQLKQHMKKGGPADALNFCAMNAADLTAKVDKDLGKNVSIKRITLKPRNPANAAEGDEKEVLEALETLNKNHVRLPRHLVQKTKDGYKYYKPLKIGKKVCLKCHGVNIDPKLEATIAKNYPTDKATGYKMGDLRGAIVVTIKK, encoded by the coding sequence ATGAAACTTGGACGATTGACTCTTATCGGATTGATGGCTTCAGCGATGCTTTTCGCTTCGCAAGGCGAACCGAAAGCGAACGCCAAAAAGGCAAAAAAAGGGAATGGTGAAATCGCTCAGGTGGTCAAAACCGGTAACGAAGCGAGCCAGCTTCTTCTCAAGACGCTCGGTGGGCAGCTCAAACAGCATATGAAAAAAGGCGGCCCCGCCGATGCACTGAACTTCTGTGCAATGAATGCCGCCGATCTTACGGCGAAGGTCGACAAAGATCTGGGCAAAAATGTCAGCATCAAGCGTATTACCCTCAAACCGCGCAACCCTGCGAATGCAGCGGAAGGCGATGAAAAAGAGGTACTCGAAGCGCTCGAGACGCTTAACAAAAACCATGTGCGTCTGCCGCGGCACCTTGTCCAAAAGACCAAAGATGGGTATAAATACTACAAACCGCTCAAGATCGGCAAAAAAGTGTGCCTGAAGTGCCACGGCGTGAATATCGATCCGAAGCTCGAGGCGACGATCGCGAAAAATTATCCGACCGACAAGGCGACAGGCTACAAGATGGGCGACCTGCGCGGTGCCATTGTCGTCACGATCAAAAAATGA
- a CDS encoding type II toxin-antitoxin system Phd/YefM family antitoxin, which yields MKITATQIKQNSAILQEALKEDIVVTRHEKPFVVIVGYEKYREMESLAQRYKEEKKARSMQSLWLNSAKESEKSLNEEDEELFDDINDQAAKILDRNDA from the coding sequence ATGAAAATAACTGCGACACAGATCAAGCAAAACAGCGCCATTTTACAAGAGGCTCTTAAAGAGGATATCGTCGTCACCCGCCACGAAAAACCCTTCGTTGTCATCGTGGGGTACGAGAAGTACCGGGAAATGGAGAGCTTGGCACAGCGCTACAAAGAGGAGAAAAAAGCCCGCTCCATGCAGTCATTGTGGCTAAACAGCGCCAAAGAGAGCGAAAAAAGCCTGAATGAAGAAGATGAGGAACTTTTCGACGACATCAACGACCAGGCCGCAAAAATATTGGACAGAAACGATGCTTGA
- a CDS encoding permease, with amino-acid sequence MKFRGLRLLAAVGVAYLLFYLFNADKTVLALYKSGAVLVKILPIFLLVIGFTALINYLLKPKEIASHLGEESGVKGWAIALTAGIISHGPMYAWYPMLEDLKQHGLKNGLIAAFFYARSVKIPLLPIMIDYFGFAFTAILTFYILAASVIQGLLIDWLCRKCND; translated from the coding sequence ATGAAATTCAGAGGTTTGCGCCTGCTTGCCGCAGTCGGTGTGGCCTATCTGCTCTTCTATCTTTTCAATGCGGACAAAACCGTGCTGGCACTCTACAAAAGCGGTGCGGTGCTTGTGAAAATCCTTCCGATTTTTCTGCTCGTCATTGGCTTTACGGCTTTGATCAACTATCTTTTAAAACCCAAAGAGATCGCATCCCATCTTGGTGAGGAGAGCGGAGTCAAAGGGTGGGCGATCGCGCTGACTGCGGGCATCATAAGCCATGGGCCGATGTATGCATGGTACCCGATGCTCGAAGATCTCAAACAGCATGGGCTCAAAAACGGCCTGATCGCCGCATTTTTCTATGCACGCTCCGTCAAAATTCCCCTGCTGCCGATCATGATCGACTATTTCGGTTTCGCCTTTACGGCCATTTTGACCTTTTACATTCTGGCCGCATCCGTCATTCAGGGATTGCTGATCGATTGGTTGTGCAGGAAATGTAATGATTGA
- a CDS encoding type II toxin-antitoxin system PemK/MazF family toxin yields MLERGGIYLVDFGKRYHSNLGKRRPAVILSSQSYLDIVSQLEFPSILVLPLTTRCVDNPGNLLRVYLPPRDHLEKPSEIIVNWSCSVDAKNLDMKTGKLTVLSREELKELEEKFALYCGISGETRS; encoded by the coding sequence ATGCTTGAAAGAGGCGGCATCTATCTCGTCGATTTCGGCAAACGCTACCACAGCAACCTCGGCAAACGCCGCCCCGCCGTCATACTTTCATCCCAAAGCTATCTCGATATCGTCTCTCAACTCGAATTCCCATCTATCCTTGTTCTGCCGCTGACCACCCGATGCGTCGATAATCCCGGCAACCTTCTAAGAGTCTACCTCCCACCCCGCGACCACCTGGAAAAACCGTCGGAGATTATCGTCAATTGGAGTTGCAGCGTGGATGCGAAAAACCTCGATATGAAAACCGGAAAATTGACCGTTTTGTCACGGGAAGAGCTCAAAGAGTTGGAAGAAAAGTTTGCATTGTATTGTGGTATATCCGGTGAGACACGGTCATGA
- a CDS encoding amidohydrolase, giving the protein MRSLKYKFGAFAIASTMFAGSSVMASTEIDMIYTNGKVYTVDASHPWAEAFAIKGDRFYAVGKTEDMLKLKTKNTKVVDLKGNFVMPGMVEDHIHPDMAAENIMNINIPTPDMTYEAFGAEITKYLKEHPDTKWIFGGPMNWLKDHEGNIDGWNLPSNHTVLDKWVNDRPSFFWDLGGHAALLNKFAMEKYGINKDNKPPKGGSWDYDKDGNPTGVIREVAANMIWEEFLKERPSPEEQAKRGFLPVFHELNSYGFTSITDIWARPWNVENYQALEKMDSLTTRVTIYVTDPVDWHGEWIKKMTADLISKGPHKYSDKINLIGIKFVLDGSAGGQTAVMKEPFVGTTNRGFWRNDPEYYKKKVVEYDKMGYVVRAHAVGDRAISTVIDAIEQTRKYGSKLRHGIAHTVFVDPADYDRIKANDVLCDMSPYFWMPDPAVETIKADVGEKRLKLIFPFRPLLDRGVHLSVGSDLTVSPINPWKPMEGMITRQLPGGAGTPMNAKDMAITIEEAIYIYTMGGAYSEQKEKEIGSITPGKFADFIVLDQNLIEIKPTDIHKTKVLSTFLGGRQVYRESDEVPHITYEERKNAPFMGSPTHQ; this is encoded by the coding sequence ATGAGATCATTGAAATATAAGTTCGGCGCATTTGCGATTGCAAGCACCATGTTTGCAGGGAGTTCTGTCATGGCATCCACGGAAATCGACATGATTTATACCAATGGAAAAGTTTATACTGTCGATGCCTCGCACCCTTGGGCAGAAGCATTTGCCATCAAAGGTGATAGGTTTTACGCTGTTGGTAAAACAGAAGATATGCTGAAACTCAAAACGAAAAATACCAAAGTTGTGGATCTGAAGGGAAATTTTGTCATGCCAGGAATGGTGGAAGATCATATTCACCCCGATATGGCTGCTGAGAATATTATGAATATAAATATTCCGACTCCGGATATGACTTATGAGGCGTTTGGTGCAGAGATTACAAAATATCTCAAAGAACATCCCGATACCAAATGGATTTTTGGTGGGCCTATGAATTGGCTCAAAGACCATGAAGGAAATATCGATGGCTGGAATCTGCCGTCAAATCATACAGTACTTGACAAATGGGTCAACGACCGTCCATCTTTCTTTTGGGATTTGGGAGGGCATGCCGCTTTACTTAATAAATTTGCTATGGAAAAATATGGTATCAATAAAGACAACAAACCGCCAAAAGGTGGGTCATGGGATTATGATAAAGATGGCAATCCGACAGGTGTTATCAGGGAAGTCGCTGCAAATATGATCTGGGAAGAGTTTCTAAAAGAGAGACCATCTCCGGAGGAACAGGCAAAACGAGGTTTCCTCCCCGTATTTCACGAGTTGAACAGTTATGGATTTACCTCTATTACCGATATTTGGGCAAGACCCTGGAATGTTGAAAACTATCAAGCTCTTGAAAAAATGGACAGCTTGACTACAAGAGTCACCATCTATGTTACCGATCCTGTAGATTGGCATGGGGAGTGGATCAAAAAAATGACAGCAGACCTCATCAGTAAAGGCCCGCATAAATATTCTGACAAGATTAACCTGATAGGGATCAAATTTGTACTGGATGGCTCAGCAGGTGGACAAACCGCTGTAATGAAAGAGCCTTTTGTAGGAACTACCAACCGAGGCTTTTGGCGTAATGATCCTGAATATTACAAAAAGAAAGTGGTTGAGTATGACAAGATGGGGTATGTAGTCAGAGCACATGCAGTAGGGGATAGAGCTATCAGTACGGTTATCGATGCCATAGAGCAGACTAGAAAATACGGAAGCAAACTTCGTCACGGAATAGCACACACAGTATTTGTCGACCCTGCAGATTATGACCGTATTAAAGCCAATGATGTACTTTGTGATATGTCACCATACTTTTGGATGCCGGATCCAGCCGTTGAGACCATAAAAGCAGATGTTGGCGAGAAACGCTTGAAACTGATATTTCCTTTTCGACCGCTCTTGGATCGTGGTGTCCACCTTTCTGTCGGTTCAGATTTGACTGTATCGCCAATCAATCCCTGGAAACCGATGGAAGGTATGATCACAAGACAGTTGCCCGGAGGTGCGGGAACACCTATGAATGCAAAAGATATGGCTATCACTATAGAAGAGGCTATCTATATCTACACTATGGGTGGTGCTTATAGTGAACAAAAAGAGAAAGAGATTGGTTCAATAACCCCCGGTAAATTTGCCGACTTTATTGTGTTGGATCAAAATTTAATTGAGATTAAACCGACAGATATTCATAAAACTAAAGTACTAAGTACATTTCTGGGTGGCAGACAGGTTTACCGCGAAAGTGATGAGGTCCCTCATATTACCTATGAAGAGAGAAAGAATGCACCATTTATGGGTTCTCCGACACATCAATAG
- a CDS encoding class I SAM-dependent methyltransferase encodes MSEKEFRQEDSKVEVKGFEARYYDRLMDIITLGWYPKFIRKAIADIGLKPGECVLDFGAGTGRNALLMHEHIGDSGKITALEIGPEMQAQFKKNTAPYPNIELVDRRIDGPLPYENEYDVVFISFVLHGFVQELRGRIIQNAVRALKPGGRFAILDYNNFNVDEAAWYVRYAIRKVECPLAEDFIDRDTQAMLRPFGFDRFEERFYFKNYLRLLKAYKPS; translated from the coding sequence ATGAGCGAAAAAGAATTCAGACAAGAGGACTCCAAGGTCGAAGTCAAAGGCTTCGAGGCGCGCTATTACGACCGCCTGATGGATATCATCACCCTTGGATGGTATCCGAAATTCATCCGAAAAGCGATTGCCGATATCGGACTGAAGCCGGGCGAATGTGTGCTCGATTTCGGTGCCGGCACGGGTAGAAACGCGCTTTTGATGCACGAGCATATCGGCGACAGCGGCAAGATTACGGCGCTGGAGATCGGTCCCGAGATGCAGGCGCAGTTTAAAAAGAACACGGCGCCCTACCCCAACATCGAACTGGTCGACCGGCGCATCGACGGACCGCTGCCGTATGAAAATGAATACGATGTCGTCTTCATCTCGTTTGTCCTGCACGGATTCGTCCAGGAGCTTCGCGGCCGAATCATCCAAAACGCTGTCAGAGCCCTCAAGCCCGGCGGGCGTTTCGCGATTCTGGACTACAACAATTTCAATGTCGACGAAGCGGCCTGGTACGTCAGGTACGCCATCCGCAAGGTCGAGTGCCCGCTTGCGGAAGATTTCATCGACCGCGATACGCAAGCGATGCTGAGGCCTTTCGGTTTCGATCGTTTCGAAGAGCGTTTTTACTTCAAAAACTACCTGAGGCTGCTCAAAGCTTACAAACCTTCCTGA
- a CDS encoding permease — protein sequence MKRKDGGRSFKKALKQASMGLVSMMPMILAVIGLVGLFQAFVTEEMLASLFTGDPVKDTFIGTVAGGIAVGQALISYILGGELLEQGISMYAVTAFILAWVTLGVVQLPAEAEVLGVRFTVYRNILAFVSTLLVSIATVWTLGVFG from the coding sequence ATGAAACGAAAAGATGGTGGCCGCTCCTTTAAAAAAGCGTTGAAACAGGCATCGATGGGGCTTGTTTCGATGATGCCGATGATTTTGGCGGTCATCGGCCTGGTGGGGCTTTTCCAGGCGTTCGTGACCGAAGAGATGCTCGCGTCGCTCTTTACTGGCGATCCGGTGAAAGACACGTTCATCGGGACGGTGGCAGGCGGCATCGCCGTGGGGCAGGCACTCATCAGCTACATTCTGGGTGGCGAACTGCTCGAACAGGGGATCTCGATGTATGCGGTGACGGCGTTTATTCTGGCGTGGGTGACATTGGGGGTCGTTCAGCTTCCGGCGGAAGCGGAGGTGCTTGGCGTGCGGTTTACCGTGTACCGAAACATTCTGGCGTTCGTTTCGACGCTGCTTGTCTCCATCGCGACCGTGTGGACGCTGGGAGTTTTTGGATGA
- a CDS encoding cation-translocating P-type ATPase gives MEAFHTLSVEKSLELTESSPKGLTEAEAKKRWAHYGPNALPESKPKPLLLTFFEQFKSPIILILLIAAILSFAIGETLDAWFILAVLSINAVIGTYLEHSAAQKAHALKSSVKTYANVLRDGRVRRIEAIDLTIGDIVMLESGDKVPADIRLVESRDLMVDESLLTGESVAVEKNASKIYDDPELPVADQANMLFAGTYVTSGRGMGVVVAVGLQTQIGRIAEMLAQKSEAKIPLIERLELFSKNIAIAVTVASVFLFFIALYQHMEITQIFFLILALFVSAVPEGLPVAITVALAAAAVAMSRRNVIVRKLAAIEGLGSCTMIATDKTGTLTQNRLQIQAFVTPKDVVDSPDKTSRELAKTILVANEAHLAKPEDPSSLEGDQVDVAFAMFALQKDPALAEFLEAPRADVMPYESAKKMAGAAIKDDGRYLHVIKGSPEVILRHLHLDHRQKRELMEAVEEWAADGFRIIAVAKAVANTPKIEPLLQKMRFEWVGFAAIADPLREGVKEAVKRCQKAGIAVAMVTGDHPSTAYHIAKELEIAMSPEEVMDAEALNRWAENGSDPKEIEDKRVFARVAPAQKLQIVQAFQKLGHYVAVTGDGVNDAPALKFANIGIAMGLSGTDVAKESADLILTDDAFPSIVSGIEEGRRAYDNIRKVVHLLISTGFAEIVLVLLSLIFATPVPLLPIHLLWLNLVTNGIQDVALGLEKAEPDILERPPRRPNEPIFNGVMISRIAVGGFYMGLLAFGLFYYLLNTGGYDADSARNLTLMLMVLFENVHVFNSRSEHLPVFRINHLQNPLLILSVIAAQAVHVAALHIPLTQKLLSVEPVPVKVWDELLLLALGLIVVMETEKWIRNRIGNNRV, from the coding sequence ATGGAGGCGTTTCATACCCTGAGTGTCGAGAAGAGTCTCGAGCTGACAGAGAGCTCTCCCAAGGGCCTTACCGAGGCGGAGGCCAAAAAACGTTGGGCGCACTACGGGCCCAACGCCCTTCCCGAGTCGAAACCAAAACCTCTGCTTCTCACCTTTTTTGAGCAGTTCAAAAGCCCCATCATCCTCATACTTCTTATCGCGGCGATCCTCAGTTTCGCTATCGGCGAGACGCTCGATGCCTGGTTCATTCTGGCCGTTTTGTCGATCAACGCGGTCATCGGAACCTACCTCGAGCACTCCGCCGCGCAGAAGGCACATGCATTGAAGTCGAGCGTCAAGACGTATGCCAACGTTCTGCGCGATGGCCGGGTGCGGCGTATCGAAGCGATAGATCTGACGATCGGCGATATCGTAATGCTCGAGAGTGGCGACAAGGTGCCGGCGGATATCCGCCTTGTCGAAAGCCGCGATCTGATGGTCGACGAGTCGCTGCTGACCGGAGAATCTGTCGCGGTGGAGAAAAACGCTTCCAAAATTTACGATGACCCGGAACTGCCCGTCGCGGACCAGGCCAATATGCTCTTTGCCGGCACTTATGTAACCTCGGGACGCGGTATGGGGGTCGTCGTGGCGGTCGGCCTGCAGACGCAGATTGGACGGATTGCCGAGATGCTGGCCCAAAAGAGCGAGGCGAAGATCCCTCTGATCGAACGGCTCGAACTCTTTTCGAAAAATATCGCCATTGCCGTGACGGTGGCTTCCGTCTTTCTCTTTTTCATCGCGCTCTACCAACATATGGAGATCACGCAGATCTTCTTCTTGATTCTCGCCCTCTTCGTCTCTGCCGTTCCCGAAGGCCTGCCGGTGGCCATTACGGTGGCGCTGGCTGCGGCTGCGGTCGCGATGAGCAGGCGAAACGTCATTGTCCGGAAACTGGCGGCGATCGAAGGGTTGGGGTCCTGTACGATGATCGCAACCGACAAAACGGGTACACTGACGCAAAACAGACTTCAGATTCAAGCCTTCGTGACGCCGAAAGATGTGGTCGATTCGCCGGATAAAACCTCGCGGGAACTCGCCAAAACCATTCTAGTCGCAAACGAGGCGCATTTGGCAAAACCGGAAGATCCCTCCTCGCTCGAGGGCGATCAGGTGGATGTGGCGTTCGCCATGTTCGCATTGCAAAAAGATCCGGCACTTGCCGAATTTCTCGAAGCGCCCAGAGCCGACGTGATGCCCTACGAATCGGCGAAGAAGATGGCAGGTGCCGCCATAAAGGACGATGGGCGCTACCTGCATGTCATCAAAGGCTCGCCGGAGGTGATTTTACGCCACCTTCACCTGGACCATCGTCAAAAGCGTGAGCTGATGGAAGCGGTCGAAGAGTGGGCAGCCGACGGTTTTCGTATTATCGCCGTCGCGAAAGCGGTGGCCAATACGCCGAAGATCGAGCCGTTGCTGCAGAAGATGCGGTTCGAGTGGGTCGGTTTCGCTGCGATTGCCGATCCGCTCAGAGAGGGTGTCAAAGAGGCTGTGAAGCGGTGTCAGAAAGCCGGAATCGCCGTCGCGATGGTGACGGGCGACCACCCATCCACCGCTTACCATATCGCGAAGGAGCTCGAGATCGCGATGAGTCCCGAAGAGGTGATGGATGCCGAAGCGCTGAATCGATGGGCGGAGAACGGAAGCGACCCCAAAGAGATCGAGGATAAACGCGTCTTCGCACGCGTGGCGCCGGCGCAGAAGCTGCAGATCGTCCAGGCATTTCAAAAGCTTGGCCACTATGTGGCGGTCACCGGCGACGGAGTCAACGACGCTCCCGCGCTCAAATTCGCCAATATCGGCATCGCGATGGGGCTCTCCGGGACCGATGTGGCCAAAGAGAGTGCCGACCTGATCCTCACCGACGACGCCTTTCCCTCGATCGTGAGTGGCATCGAAGAGGGACGCCGTGCCTACGACAATATCCGAAAAGTGGTTCACCTGCTCATATCGACCGGATTTGCCGAAATCGTTCTGGTTCTGCTCTCGCTCATTTTCGCTACGCCGGTCCCGCTGCTGCCAATCCACCTGCTCTGGCTCAACCTCGTCACCAACGGTATCCAGGATGTGGCATTGGGGCTCGAGAAGGCGGAACCCGACATTCTCGAGCGTCCGCCCCGTCGCCCCAACGAACCGATCTTCAACGGTGTCATGATCAGCCGTATCGCCGTGGGTGGATTTTATATGGGCTTGTTGGCTTTTGGACTCTTCTATTACCTCTTGAACACCGGTGGTTACGATGCCGATTCGGCACGAAACCTGACACTGATGCTGATGGTCCTTTTCGAAAATGTCCATGTCTTCAACAGCCGCAGCGAACATCTGCCGGTTTTCAGAATCAACCATCTGCAAAATCCCCTGCTGATACTTTCGGTGATCGCGGCACAGGCGGTCCACGTTGCGGCGCTGCACATTCCGCTGACACAGAAGCTTCTCTCGGTCGAACCGGTTCCCGTGAAAGTGTGGGATGAACTGCTGCTGCTCGCACTTGGACTCATCGTGGTCATGGAGACGGAAAAGTGGATTCGCAACAGGATTGGAAACAACCGGGTATAA
- a CDS encoding helix-turn-helix domain-containing protein: MKRAYSKINIFNLPYTFFVVFGIINAKIYESEKLNFSTYLKLCRQNLHFTQKDLVSELYNFDAAFRGLDVNALGRWERAITKPSISRQVKILEYFFEKLDYYFPFLEMDSIPTIEKQFSTKKIKKLLGKHKQIVMSFPTKRAENKNFTITLAHESSNMNIAFSTTINICEDMYGPDMCNTEKMLKEFSLSPRSLFLVCEYKKQYFGHCFFICLKTEAYHKIMTFQMDYLDISTTDLALDGEDGSYLSVSLFAMNEKALALMFIRFYAYLILNQKTITHIGALVSEEDAVEIATNFGLKKVAKEDDLIAYSGTIKDVLLTEQIIKILFSPNDAPEG, from the coding sequence ATGAAAAGAGCATATTCAAAAATTAATATTTTCAATTTGCCGTACACTTTTTTCGTTGTATTCGGTATAATAAATGCAAAAATTTATGAAAGTGAAAAGTTGAATTTCAGCACATATCTGAAGTTATGCCGACAGAATCTTCACTTCACGCAGAAAGATCTTGTATCCGAACTCTATAATTTCGATGCGGCATTTAGAGGACTCGATGTCAACGCATTGGGTCGATGGGAAAGGGCGATTACAAAGCCTTCCATCTCCAGACAAGTAAAAATCCTTGAATATTTTTTCGAAAAACTTGATTATTATTTCCCTTTTTTGGAAATGGATAGCATACCAACCATAGAAAAGCAATTTTCAACAAAAAAGATAAAAAAACTTTTGGGAAAACATAAGCAGATTGTCATGAGTTTCCCAACCAAACGAGCGGAGAACAAAAATTTCACTATCACATTGGCACATGAGTCTTCCAATATGAATATAGCCTTTTCAACAACCATCAATATCTGTGAAGATATGTATGGACCAGATATGTGTAATACCGAAAAGATGCTCAAAGAATTTTCACTATCACCACGTTCACTCTTCCTGGTTTGCGAGTATAAAAAACAATATTTTGGGCACTGTTTTTTCATCTGTCTCAAAACCGAGGCTTATCATAAAATTATGACTTTTCAAATGGATTATTTGGACATATCCACAACGGATCTGGCATTGGATGGAGAGGATGGCTCTTATCTGTCTGTAAGCCTGTTTGCGATGAACGAGAAAGCCCTCGCCTTAATGTTTATACGATTTTATGCCTATCTTATTTTAAATCAAAAAACAATCACTCATATTGGTGCCTTGGTTTCCGAAGAAGATGCTGTAGAAATAGCGACTAACTTTGGTTTGAAAAAAGTTGCCAAAGAAGATGATCTCATCGCCTATAGCGGGACCATAAAAGATGTATTGCTAACCGAGCAGATCATTAAAATACTGTTCAGCCCAAATGATGCACCTGAAGGGTAA